Proteins from one Loktanella sp. M215 genomic window:
- a CDS encoding alpha/beta fold hydrolase encodes MILALILAALAGIALVPIFQEARRHPVSAVDRAAAPGDCVALSQGQTYLRWHGPARGPVIVAIHGLTTPSPVFDALAGFLGGLGYRVLTYDLYGRGLSDQVPGPQNAAYFLRQLDDLLTHEKLSEDVILMGYSMGGAIAAAFAAAQPHRVAQVILLAPAGMALNETRFWHLARRVPVLGEWLVGSFGARLLAAEAAGDTPVGRAQRAGLARRGYLSAVLSSRRHFLSVSQQPAHRFLGREDVPVTAIWGGQDPVIPLQALGLLAQWNRNALQDVVPDADHSLPWRHAEAVAEILRDRP; translated from the coding sequence ATGATCCTCGCGCTGATTCTTGCGGCGCTGGCGGGCATCGCGCTGGTCCCGATTTTCCAAGAGGCGCGGCGTCATCCGGTCAGCGCCGTCGACCGCGCCGCCGCCCCCGGGGATTGCGTGGCGCTGTCGCAGGGCCAGACCTATCTGCGCTGGCACGGTCCGGCGCGGGGTCCGGTCATCGTGGCGATCCATGGGCTGACCACGCCGTCACCGGTGTTCGATGCGCTGGCGGGCTTTCTGGGCGGGTTGGGCTACCGTGTGCTGACCTATGACCTCTATGGGCGCGGTTTGTCGGATCAGGTGCCGGGACCGCAGAACGCGGCGTATTTCCTGCGACAGCTGGACGATTTGCTGACCCACGAAAAGCTGAGCGAGGACGTGATCCTGATGGGTTATTCCATGGGGGGCGCGATTGCTGCGGCCTTTGCCGCCGCCCAGCCGCACCGTGTGGCGCAGGTGATTCTGCTGGCCCCCGCCGGCATGGCGCTGAACGAGACGCGGTTCTGGCACCTTGCTCGCCGCGTGCCGGTGCTTGGCGAATGGCTGGTCGGCAGCTTCGGCGCGCGGCTGCTGGCGGCAGAGGCTGCGGGCGATACGCCCGTCGGTCGTGCGCAACGCGCTGGTCTGGCGCGGCGTGGATACCTCTCGGCCGTGCTGTCCAGCCGCAGGCATTTCTTGTCGGTCAGCCAACAACCGGCGCACCGCTTTCTGGGGCGGGAGGACGTGCCGGTGACGGCGATCTGGGGCGGTCAGGATCCGGTGATCCCGCTGCAGGCGCTGGGTCTGTTGGCCCAGTGGAATCGCAACGCCCTGCAGGATGTCGTCCCCGATGCCGACCACAGCCTGCCGTGGCGCCATGCCGAAGCAGTGGCCGAGATCCTGCGCGACAGGCCCTGA
- a CDS encoding ornithine cyclodeaminase family protein, with translation MTQTIPFEAERHLDWLALTDALAAGHDLPAAKVEDVFLYQGDNTLLNRSAWIAGLGLLVKAATVFPGNPAKGKPMVGGAVNLMSDADGSLRAILDFALVTKWKTAGDSLLAARRLARPDSRRILIVGAGTVGRSLLAAYGAAFPDAQFTVWNRSPKGAADFAAAHPGIAVADDLETAVRAADIVTSATMSTSPIIMGDWLQPGQHIDLIGAYRPDMREADDDAIRRARVFVDNRHTTMEHIGELKAPLAAGVIAPEHVIADYYDLPSFQRHTPDEITLFKNGGGAHLDLMTADYILRAVADAAD, from the coding sequence ATGACCCAGACCATCCCCTTTGAGGCCGAACGCCACCTCGACTGGCTGGCGCTGACCGACGCGCTGGCGGCGGGGCACGATCTGCCCGCGGCGAAGGTCGAGGACGTGTTTCTGTACCAAGGCGACAACACGCTGCTGAACCGGTCCGCGTGGATCGCGGGGCTGGGCCTGCTGGTCAAGGCCGCGACGGTCTTTCCGGGCAACCCCGCCAAGGGCAAGCCGATGGTCGGCGGGGCGGTGAACCTGATGTCGGACGCGGACGGCAGCTTGCGCGCGATCCTCGATTTCGCACTGGTGACCAAGTGGAAGACCGCCGGTGACAGCCTGCTGGCCGCGCGGCGTCTGGCGCGTCCCGACAGCCGGCGCATCCTGATCGTGGGGGCAGGGACCGTGGGGCGCAGCCTGCTGGCGGCTTACGGGGCCGCGTTTCCGGACGCGCAGTTCACGGTCTGGAACCGCTCGCCCAAGGGCGCGGCTGACTTTGCCGCGGCCCATCCCGGCATAGCTGTCGCGGACGATCTGGAAACCGCCGTGCGCGCGGCGGACATCGTGACCTCTGCCACCATGTCCACCAGTCCGATCATCATGGGCGACTGGCTGCAACCGGGCCAGCACATCGACCTGATCGGCGCCTACCGCCCCGACATGCGAGAGGCTGACGATGACGCGATCCGCCGCGCCCGCGTCTTTGTCGACAACCGGCACACGACGATGGAGCATATCGGAGAGCTAAAGGCGCCCCTTGCCGCCGGCGTCATCGCACCGGAGCATGTGATTGCGGATTATTACGACCTGCCGTCATTCCAGCGCCACACGCCCGACGAAATCACCCTGTTCAAGAACGGTGGAGGCGCGCATCTGGACCTGATGACCGCCGATTACATTCTGAGGGCCGTTGCGGATGCTGCTGACTGA
- a CDS encoding HAD-IA family hydrolase, with the protein MPVTPTVKAVVFDIGNVLIEWQPERFYDARVGEARRREMFATLDLHGMNDGVDRGDHFHDAATAFAAANPDWHAEIMMWHDNWADMASPAIDHSVRLLRALRAEGVPCLALSNFGIQTFEIAEKRYDFLHEFDQRYISGHLGVIKPDAEIYARLEADCGVAPGDLLFTDDRIDNIRAADRRGWQTHLFDGPRAFAGRLIAEGLLTPEQAV; encoded by the coding sequence ATGCCTGTCACACCGACCGTCAAGGCCGTCGTCTTCGACATCGGCAACGTGCTGATCGAATGGCAGCCGGAGCGTTTCTATGATGCGCGCGTGGGTGAGGCGCGCCGGCGCGAGATGTTTGCGACGCTCGACCTGCACGGCATGAACGACGGCGTGGACCGGGGCGATCACTTTCATGACGCGGCGACGGCGTTTGCCGCCGCCAACCCGGACTGGCACGCCGAGATCATGATGTGGCACGACAACTGGGCGGATATGGCCAGCCCGGCCATCGACCACTCAGTTAGACTGTTGCGCGCCCTGCGGGCGGAGGGGGTGCCCTGTCTGGCCTTGTCCAATTTCGGCATCCAGACCTTTGAGATTGCCGAAAAACGGTATGATTTCTTGCACGAATTCGATCAGCGCTACATTTCAGGCCATCTGGGCGTCATCAAGCCCGACGCCGAGATCTATGCCCGGCTGGAGGCCGATTGCGGCGTGGCCCCCGGCGATCTGCTGTTCACCGACGACCGGATCGACAACATCCGCGCCGCTGACCGGCGCGGCTGGCAGACCCATCTGTTCGACGGACCCCGCGCCTTTGCCGGGCGCCTGATCGCCGAAGGCTTGCTGACGCCGGAGCAGGCCGTATGA